The Geothermobacter hydrogeniphilus genome includes the window AGGGGGCGCGGCCGAGGTTGGTGTGCAGCAGGGTGCCGGTGGCGTTGATGACCGGCCGCAGGTTCGGCCGGTGCAGTTGCCGGGCCTGCTCGGCGGCCCGTTGCGCGACTGAGTCGATATCGAGGTCGGCGGCGGTGAAGGCTTCCGGGCGGCCCAGAATCTCCCGCCGCAGGCACTCGACCGTGGCCTGGCAGGCTTCCAGTTGCAGGGCGTGCGGGATATCGGCGGCCAGGTCGAGAAAGGGGGCGGACTGGAGCAGTTTGTCCACGGCGGGGAGGTTGCGCAGCAGGGTCTGTTTGTTTCTCATTATGCGAACTCCAGGCCGGAATTGATGACAAATTTGTGTATCAAATTCCCGCACAATTTACAACCTGCGAAAATGCCCGGAACAGGTTCCGTTCGTTTTCATTGTTATCCCATTTCAGCCCATGCGCTCTCTTGCTCTTTTCATGCCGTCAAAAATCGGCGTGGCAACATCGTCGGGGAAACCTTTGGGTAGCCGAGCGCTGACTCGCTCAATGACAGGATCCATTTCCCCCATTATCCTTTCGATGATCTGAGTCATTTCGTCGCTTGGGAAGTTGCAGCGTTTGGCAGTCGATAGCCAGTGCCTGCCAAACATCCTTTCCCACTGATATTGGCGGTTCTTGCCTCTTAAGGACATTGCCATGGTCATCCGCCTTTGCTCAAGCTGTTTTTTGGCAATTAGCGGATAGGCTGACAGCACATCATAGGCAGGCGTCAGTTGGAATTCTCCACCGGGTTTCAGCGCTAGACTGAAGTTTTTGGCATGTCCGTCAATCGCCCCCAGTACCCAGAACAGAAAAACCCGGGTCATGAAAGTTCTACGATCAGCAAGGCTATGGGCCGATCCCAGCAGCAATTTCATGATCTGCTCAATGCCTGGTCCCCCATCAGACTCATATTTCAGTGCCGGAGGAACCCCCAGGGCCTGGCACATGTCTTCCTGGGGCAGGCGGATCAACCACGACTTGTCAGTTGACCAGCGACGATCAAAGCGTTCCACGACGAGAGCTTTTGTGTCCTCAAAGGTCATCATTTCCGTATTGGCTACGGGGATTTCATAGGCTTTCAGGATGGCATGGCAAAGCCATTCATTTTCTACGCTGTCGCTCAAATCCATGCCGCTATGTTCAATACGGCCGATCGGGAGCTTGAAGATGTGACTTGTTGGGGTCATCCCTAGAGGCCGATGCCACTCATCGTCAAGCCGCAGGAGCGCGGTTTTTTCCTGTGCCCCGGCTATCGAGATGCGAAACTCTTTATCCTCTCGCATGCCCAAAGGCATGGTCCTGTAACTTTTGAGCGTTTCAGCAATTTCTGCGTCGCTTAATGACTCGGATTCTATTTTCTGGACATCGACTTGAGTATCTTCAGGCAACAACTGTATTGCACCGACGCAATCGCTACCCACGTGCCATAACAGATCAAATCCCCGGTTTGATCTGGCCCCAAACCTTTGCTGGATACGGTTTCTTATCGGCTGGCTGTCAGGGAGAAGGTTGTCGAAATAGTTTTCGACTTCATCGCCCGAATAAGTTTGATCTGTTAAGGGCATTGACAGCGACAAGGGGCGCCCGGATTTACTGTCCAGCCATGTCGCGTCGTATTGGAATGCGAGCTTTCCGTTTGAGGCCCTGGAAAGAAGCCCCACTTTTTCCCCGTTCATGAAAATGAATAATTCAGAACCCAGTCGTTTTCGCCCCATTTACCAGGTGTCTCCTTCGCTCATGTCGGATGTTTTTTCTCGGGGTCTCACGATCAATTCCATGTCCAGGGCCGCTAATATCCGGAATAGTGTATCGATTCGAGCGTTGGACTCACCTCTCTCAATTTTAGATATGGTTGTTTGGTCAACCCCCACGAGTTTTCCGGTCTCCGTCTGGTTGAGACCTTTACTTTTTCTCACGGATTTCAGGATTATCCCAAGGCTTTTGGAGTTGACAGCTTTTGTTTTCATCGCGGGCCCCTTGACGTTCTGCTGGATTCTTTATGGTCATTAAGCCATAAAACCAGCTTATGGTCAATAGACCATAAAATAAAAATATGGTTCAATGGCCATAAAATGAATTTATGTTCAATGGGCATAAAGGTGGAGGGGAAGGTTTTGAAGCTGAAAAAGTGCCTGAATTTCAAGCACTTAGAAGACAATGGCGGGAGTAGATGGGAATCGCCGCCTTCGTCGCCGCCGTCCGGGCGGCTCCTGCGTCGGCTCCCCTCCGCTCGCTGCCGCGGCCATCCCTGGCCGCTCATCGTCCGAAGGACGCGCTTGCTCCGCTTCGATTCCCATCGCCAGCGGTCTGCAAGCCTGGTATTTTGGCGGGAGTAGATGGGAATCGAACCCACCAGGGACGGATCACGCCCCCCACCGGTTTTGAAGACCGGGCGCGGCACCAGCCTACGAACTACTCCCTTAAATTCGGGTTTTCAGCGGATCTTTTCACCCAACTCTGCGTCAGATGCTCAACTCCTTGTGTGGCGTACCGGGGTACGCCTCCGCGTCGTTATCACATCTTCCTTGATTTGAGTGAAAATCCCTCGCTGAAACTCCCGAATTTGTTTTCAACAGGTCTTTCTGCATGACGAAAGAATCCTGATTATAGTGATAACACGCTGTATCAACAAGTGTTTTGAGACTATTTCCGTTTTTTTCGGCTTTTGCGCAGTTCCGGGTGCGGGCTGAGCAGGGCGATGGTTTCGACGTGCGGGGTCTGCGGGAACATGTCATAGGACTGCAGCTTGTCGACGCCCATGCCGTGGGATTCGAGGATCGCCAGATCGCGGGCCAGGGTCTGCGGGTTGCAGGAGACGTAGACCATCTTCTTCGGCTGCAGGCTGGCGACCTGCTCCAGCACCTCGGGGGTGCAGCCGGTGCGCGGCGGGTTGACCACCACACGGGTTCCTGACGGCAGTCGGGCGACCAGTTCGGCGACTACCCGGGCGGTATCACCGGCGATGAAACGGCAGTTGTCGAGTCCATTTCTTTTGGCGTTCCGGGCGGCATAGTGGACCGCTTCTTCAACCATTTCCACTCCGGTGACCTCTGCCCCCTTTGCTGCCAGGTGCAGGGCGATACCACCGATGCCGCAGTAGAGGTCAAGGGCCGGCTCGTCCTTTTGCGGCTGCAGCCAGTCGGTCACCTGGTGGTAGATGCGGGCCGCCTGGTCGTGGTTGACCTGCAGGAAGGAAGTCGGGCCGAGATGAACGGTGAAATCACCGAGCTGGTCGCGCAGATCGGGGGCACCGAGCATTTTCAGGGTTTCACGGCCGAGGATGGCGTTGCCGCTGCCGGGGTTGACGTTCTGGTGGATGGCGACCACCTCGGGAACCTTCTTCTGCAGCCACTTGGCG containing:
- the rlmD gene encoding 23S rRNA (uracil(1939)-C(5))-methyltransferase RlmD, coding for MKKPAPKQPRDNHLELTIDHLNDDGLGVCRSMGKEVLIWGAFPGEKLEATILHKGQRRIIAHRQRVIQPSPLRRPSPCRQAQTCQGCPLIELQPRAQLDFKRQQVIRAMQDAGLKRVTVPEVIAAPQELGYRTSAKLAIGRRHRHLRIGLYRRGSHEIVDLKNCPLHHPLINRIIDVVREEILHQKLSVWDPRQGDGLLRYLLIRVSPANNRALVTLVTGRRDYRSLTHLAKWLQKKVPEVVAIHQNVNPGSGNAILGRETLKMLGAPDLRDQLGDFTVHLGPTSFLQVNHDQAARIYHQVTDWLQPQKDEPALDLYCGIGGIALHLAAKGAEVTGVEMVEEAVHYAARNAKRNGLDNCRFIAGDTARVVAELVARLPSGTRVVVNPPRTGCTPEVLEQVASLQPKKMVYVSCNPQTLARDLAILESHGMGVDKLQSYDMFPQTPHVETIALLSPHPELRKSRKKRK
- a CDS encoding type II toxin-antitoxin system HipA family toxin — protein: MGRKRLGSELFIFMNGEKVGLLSRASNGKLAFQYDATWLDSKSGRPLSLSMPLTDQTYSGDEVENYFDNLLPDSQPIRNRIQQRFGARSNRGFDLLWHVGSDCVGAIQLLPEDTQVDVQKIESESLSDAEIAETLKSYRTMPLGMREDKEFRISIAGAQEKTALLRLDDEWHRPLGMTPTSHIFKLPIGRIEHSGMDLSDSVENEWLCHAILKAYEIPVANTEMMTFEDTKALVVERFDRRWSTDKSWLIRLPQEDMCQALGVPPALKYESDGGPGIEQIMKLLLGSAHSLADRRTFMTRVFLFWVLGAIDGHAKNFSLALKPGGEFQLTPAYDVLSAYPLIAKKQLEQRRMTMAMSLRGKNRQYQWERMFGRHWLSTAKRCNFPSDEMTQIIERIMGEMDPVIERVSARLPKGFPDDVATPIFDGMKRARERMG
- a CDS encoding helix-turn-helix domain-containing protein, which encodes MKTKAVNSKSLGIILKSVRKSKGLNQTETGKLVGVDQTTISKIERGESNARIDTLFRILAALDMELIVRPREKTSDMSEGDTW